GAAGGAGCAAGTTCTTACTCTTTTGCACAGAACTTGTTAAACAGCAAGTAGCATGTGGTTTTCTTATAACAGTGATtcaataaatttttaaaaggggCAGCTCAAAACAGTGTGAATTTCAGCGCTAACTGTGATATTTCAGATGTCCTTCATCTCTGATTCTTGGCTAAAAAATTTGTATTACTATCCTTGGTTAGTGATACATTTGGAATTCTCAAATGGTGAATTGGAAACtagcagagcaaagcagatggttttttttgtttgtttgttttctgtatttaagaTGTCATGCTGCTTATGTTcttatttcacaaaaaaaaaaatgcatcttttttctgtttattcagcATGTTCAGCCCTTGGAGTTGCTCAGTTAGATTCAGTCATTATTGCCCCGCCTCCTATTGAAGATGGAACTAGCCTCTCCTTGGAGTATTTGCAACCTTATTGGCAAGAACTTGAAACTCtagttcaaaacaaaaagattgtTGCCATAGGTACCTCTGACCTTGATAAAGCTTTGTTAGAGCAGCTGTATGTGTGGGCACAGGTGAGAACAAACTTCCTATTTGTAGCATTTCTAAGACAGATTAACTACTGTTTAGTTGGCTGTCATAATTGTAAatggttttattaaaaaataataaaaaatggcCCCAGATACTTTCAGTACTGTCAAGATGTTGGTCAGTGTTCCTGCAAACTGGCCTGCAAAAACTGGAAACCATGGGGCTGTTCAGTACGGGTTCTTTGAAGAAGTGAAGGTTTTAGTTTTGAATGCTCTTATACttaaaaggaatataaaaagTACCCTTAAACCTTTGGATTTATTCCAGTGAGAACATAGTAGTTTTCACTTCAAGCTGTGTTATGAAAGTAAGGATTTCCCCctaagaaaaatgctgcttaaatggaaagaagagagaCTCTGAATCAAGCGGCACAATATTTTGTTGTTCGGTGTGACTAATTGCCTTGTCACATTTGAGCAGTGGAGGTCTGTCCTAGTACCCAGCCATGCTCATGTAAGCTTGTGTATTTACTGTTTCCTTATCAGTTCTTCAGATGCTCAtttaatgacatttcttttGTGATAAGTACTGCATCTGTATAAGAGGTCCTGCTGAGAGTCTTGTCTTATACTCTTCACTGCATTGCATGTGTTGAGAGGAGGACAATTGAATGAATTCATGGGCACTTGCGTGGTGATCATGAAGGTAGTTCGTGACGAACAGATGCTCAACGGAAGAGTCCCTTTTAACTTGAGCAGTTCTAGGCACTGACTTGAGTACATGGAAGATGGCAAATTCCCTATCCTTAACAGAACTGGATTTTTATTTGGGATCTTTTTCAAACTAATACCCCTATAATGTTTTTACTACAAAGAGAGGGTGGAAACCCACAGCTGTTTCGGGAGCACAGCAGGCATGAAGCCGAAATGGGTTAGTACATGCCTCATGGTGAGGATCTAACCTGAAGTTAGATCTTATTCTTGTTTTGGATCCTATGCTGCAGCAAATTGCATGTGTAGGAGTTGCCTGTTCAGCAACATGCAGAATTAGTTATCCTTGTCCAGACCTCAGAACGATGGTCAAAGGCAATTGTTAAAAGCGGTATTTCTGTTGTAATAGAGGGCATGGGGCAAACAACTAAActaatgtttttccttaaaaaagcaTTCTGTTACTTTCAGGTGAAACCAAGTAGTAATCAGGTGAACCTAGCTTCCTGTTGTGTGATGCCACCTGATCTCACAGCATTTGCAAAGCAGTTTGACATACAGCTGCTAACTCACAATGACCCAAAAGGTAAGGCTTGTCTGAACAAGTTAACAGAAAACTTCTGAAGTGCTCAGACACTTCATGATAACAGAAGACTTCTAAATGCATTTATTCAGTACAACATCAGGAACGATCTTTCTCTGAACTCTAAATTTCGTTACATTTGAGTCCTGAACTTTTAGAAGTTTCaccttcataaaatatttctattaagtTCTTGCTTTCCCTTCCAGGAAGGGAAGGGGTTGGGAGGCAGTCTCCCAGCCTGGTATAGTATTTTGAGATAGTTTTAAtcagagaaaatgaagtaaatagAAGAATAAAGAACTGAGAGATTTTTgctatgtatttttcaaaaatagattatttctaTAAGTCATAGAACAAAATGACAGTTGTATTGATGAAGAACAGTAAATGACAAGTGAAAGTTCACTTGCCTGgaatttttctgtcaaaaaacTTGTATAAAAATGTCAATGgtcagttgatttttttttttgggggggtaaTGGTAGACATTAAATTATAAACTTCAAGCAGGAGTCTCTCAAAATAGTGATGACTTGTTATTACAAAGAGAGTTGGTGTAAATTCTTTAGTTGTTTAGTGCAGTGATTCATCTATGAAATGATTGAAGGACTGTTAGACTTCCTATAGACTCTTGAACTCCGAGTTATTAGCTCACTAGAATATTCTGGGGATATTGCATTTGTTTCTCTCAAAACTTATCATCCTCACTGTAATGATGCCTTAAATATCTTGCTGGAGCTGTAAGCCAGAGGTCTTAAACAATACTtagtttatttcttctctgtacTCTTCCTTATGACCGGCTATTCATGATGACcatacttttcttttcttctccttttttaacATCCTCcccaacaaagaaaaaactgtaTGAAATTCTGTTTATTAAGTACCATGTTTTACTTTATCATTGTCATAGCTAATTAATTCCATCAGTGCTTGAATATGTAGCAGCCTATAAGATGAATTGCTATTATATTTGGTAGATTCTATGTCCAAAACAAAGCCTGCAATTTCATAAATACTGCCTATCAAGAGTCATGAAATGAAGAAGAGGAGttaaattgaaaacaaagcaaggagTCATTCCCACATGCATTGTTTGCTAAGcgttatttttctgtcttggtCAGCTGAAGAGCATTGAGACTATCTTTTGGGAGCACTCCTCTACAAAGATTGTTGCCTTGACTGACTTTCCAGAGGAAACTaggaaaaattgtatttgccttccttttctgcctTGTGGCATTTAagccttatttttcttaatgctttctTGGCTTTTGCTTATTATGAGCCCAGTTATGGGAGATGCTATAAATGTTGAGCTTCCTGTGACTGCGGAAGTAACTCAGTACTTTGCTGATTTCAGACTTACGCTTTGTTCTCGTTTGTCTGGCTAGCttctcaattttaatttttgcctttttcctgcTAATAGCTCTGCTGATCAAGTCCATTTGATATTGTAGAAATCTCAGTTTATTAGTTCTGTGGGAAATACTCAGtgttgaaaaaacaacaacaaaaaaatttgTCATGAAGATTTCTTCTGTAATGTTCAACAGCTTTTACCTTGCATGCATTCTGGAAGAGTGGATCTGTGGAGTATCTAGCACTGCTTAAGATTTTTGACTGTAGGCAAAAGCTTCTCTTACTAAGTGTTGCTTTTTGCAGCTGTTTACGTGACATTGTTTAAAGCATGAATATCCCTTTTTAACTTCAGAATTACTTTGTGAAGCAAGCTTCCGAGAAGTTCTTCAGGAAAGCATCCAGAACGTCAAAGCACACGAATGGATTCCTTTATGGATTCTCCGATATTCAGTCATTGTTAAAAGCAGAGGAATTATCAAGTCCAAAGGCTATATCATGCAAGCTAAAAGAATTGCCTCTTAAAACActctcatcctttttttcttctttgaaatggcctactgttttaatttcttggGGATGGGGGAACATTGTTTTTTCCTAGAGAgatttttacagcatttataACAAAGACCAAAAGTTGTAATTATTCAGTGTGATGTTAGCAGGAGTGTCTGCAGTGTTCTaacactatttttctttcttaacctATTAAccagttcattaaaaatatgaaatattttgggttTATTGTTTTTGATTGAAATGATCTATAAGAAAcagttcaaaatatttctttgtatgACCAGTTCACTGTAAAAGTTATCATATTTTAGCTACCATTAGGTAGTATAGagaaacagatatatttttaaaatttaatttctattaaataaTAGTTATTGATATGGTAGGTACCTAGATTTAAAGCATTCAAGGACTAGTTTTTATAGAAAATTGTCgtatttcatgaaaaaatattctgaaaaaaataaactatctTGTTATTTCATGTGTATGTACAGGTAAATCAGCTATTTAATTTGTGTGGATGGGaaaattggtttatttttaatactgtgtAAGAGACCTCTGATTTAGAAAAGACGCATCTTCCAAATTACTTTCTATTACTTGAATTCCTTCTGGCTTCTTTGTGCCTCAATATTGTTTTAGTGTTTGCACAAGTGATGACATCTTTACagtttgaaatagaaaatgttttattgtgtGAGTGTTTAAAATAAGAACTGGAAACAAATGATGAGAAATCTGTTAATCAGAATTCAAATTGTACCTGGCGTGTCCTCAGCTGTTTGGtgttatctttttgtttttttgatacTTGGAAACTACGCAATTGGAATCAGTCGAGTGAGAACATGTTTGCTGCATGATCATGTAAAATGGATTATTATTTTGGGGTTGCCTAGGAAACTTCCTTGCTTGAGTGCCATTCAGAAATGATGCTAGCAAGGGTTCGTTAAACTTAGGTATATTTCTGTTTGGCAGTAGCTTAATGCACTGGCTTTGGTATCTTGGGGAGATTGCTGCAGCTAAGGCAAGGCTTCTGGTTTAAAAATAGTCTTTCTATTGAAAATGCCTTTTAATTTGCTTAGCATTTTAATCAGACTATATTACAGAAGCTCAAACTGTATTTCAGCATGGGCTCTAAGTGTCTAAAATCAAAtactccttttccttttgatttcagGTAGGAGTAGGGCTTTATACTGTTAGTGGGTAACTTATTTGTACATATTTTGAGCTTCAGACTGTAAGGAAATAAATCTTCACCAACGtcttttaaattctgttgtGCAGCAGCTAGTAGAATTTGAATGCTTTTAGGCACTGTCTAGAAATATTAGCTTACTATAAACCATTCCACTaagttaaaatacaaattttaataaagatacCTTTGAGTCCTTAATCATCATATCTGTATGTGGCAAACTCTAGGAAATTCTCATGAATTACTTCAATTGTTTTGATAAGTAAGAGGGAGAGAACTAGAACTAGTAATGTAccaataaaatgtttatttttttctcctaatcaaaatgttttttttttttatgtcgGGTTAGCGTGTATCAGATTTTGAAAAGgagttgcattttaaatttctgtactAGCTCTGAGAcgagtgctgctgctgattaACCACTGTAATTTGACTGTTGACATTCTGTATGGTATTAGACTTGCATGTGTGTTCAGTTTTATACATTGAAATTCCATCAAATTAGAATTGTGC
The sequence above is drawn from the Anas acuta chromosome 8, bAnaAcu1.1, whole genome shotgun sequence genome and encodes:
- the GCLM gene encoding glutamate--cysteine ligase regulatory subunit translates to MGTDSARALLERAATLNLQTGNLLSWGCGRKKCPATPSEEVRDCIQKTLTEWSSKIGQDLNQEILEVLECTVAQAVEKMNPDERDELKVSAKLFIVGSNSSSVRDAVDMACSALGVAQLDSVIIAPPPIEDGTSLSLEYLQPYWQELETLVQNKKIVAIGTSDLDKALLEQLYVWAQVKPSSNQVNLASCCVMPPDLTAFAKQFDIQLLTHNDPKELLCEASFREVLQESIQNVKAHEWIPLWILRYSVIVKSRGIIKSKGYIMQAKRIAS